A genome region from Rhizobium sp. NXC14 includes the following:
- a CDS encoding LacI family DNA-binding transcriptional regulator → MEDSAAPKRSVTVADVAKAARVSKATAARVLGGYGVVSGKIKDQVMAAATALEYRPNELARSMSTGRSGIIGIVVGDIENAFFSLAVRGISDAARLAGFDVIISNSGEKLESEKSAVDLLIGKRVDGLIVTPARCDSFDHLRHVGRAGMPLVLFDRSIAELDVDAVTGDDREAAIAAARFMVDAGHRRLAYVSAMDAEDGGVTDISRISNSAVRERVEGFMSVLTEAGLPDPVHYVRLGATDQPQTDAVIKRLLADPLPPTAVLASDSLVGLRVFKSLQSLGLSIPGDISMISFLDADWTSVTVPPITVVDQRVYEMGKLAGERLVSRIEQIPLAVERLRVSTSLVIRSSVARIGG, encoded by the coding sequence ATGGAAGATTCCGCTGCTCCGAAACGTTCAGTCACGGTCGCCGACGTCGCGAAAGCGGCACGAGTGTCGAAAGCGACGGCCGCCCGCGTGCTCGGCGGCTACGGCGTCGTCAGCGGCAAGATCAAGGATCAGGTCATGGCGGCGGCGACGGCTCTCGAATACCGGCCGAACGAACTTGCGCGCAGCATGAGCACCGGCCGGTCCGGCATCATCGGGATCGTCGTCGGCGATATCGAAAACGCCTTCTTCAGTCTGGCGGTGCGCGGCATCAGCGATGCGGCTCGGCTCGCCGGCTTCGATGTGATCATCTCCAATTCGGGCGAGAAGCTCGAATCGGAGAAATCAGCCGTCGACCTCCTGATCGGCAAGCGTGTCGACGGCCTGATCGTGACGCCCGCCCGCTGTGACAGCTTCGACCATCTCCGACACGTCGGCCGCGCCGGTATGCCGCTGGTCCTCTTCGACCGGAGCATCGCGGAGCTCGATGTCGACGCCGTGACCGGCGATGATCGCGAGGCCGCCATCGCCGCGGCCCGGTTTATGGTCGACGCAGGACATCGACGTCTCGCTTACGTCTCGGCCATGGACGCTGAGGACGGCGGAGTGACCGATATCAGCCGGATATCGAATTCTGCCGTGCGTGAACGCGTGGAAGGCTTCATGAGCGTGCTGACGGAAGCGGGCTTGCCCGACCCCGTTCACTATGTGAGGCTTGGCGCGACCGATCAACCGCAGACGGACGCCGTGATCAAACGCCTGCTGGCGGACCCATTGCCGCCAACCGCGGTCCTCGCATCGGACAGCCTGGTGGGGCTGCGCGTCTTCAAGTCGCTGCAATCACTCGGTCTCTCAATTCCCGGCGATATCTCGATGATTTCCTTCCTGGATGCCGATTGGACTAGCGTGACCGTGCCGCCGATTACCGTCGTCGACCAGCGCGTCTACGAGATGGGCAAACTCGCCGGCGAGCGGCTCGTCTCCCGCATCGAACAGATCCCCCTTGCCGTTGAACGGCTGCGGGTCAGCACGAGCCTCGTCATCCGCAGCTCGGTCGCAAGGATTGGCGGGTGA